From Vitis vinifera cultivar Pinot Noir 40024 chromosome 3, ASM3070453v1, the proteins below share one genomic window:
- the LOC100248720 gene encoding uncharacterized protein At2g29880 isoform X1, translated as MSATQDGILGRPKAEWTPSRDAYLVELFIEQHNCGRTAYNEFKVEVYKSVTNDFNRKFGMNLEENQIKNRYNVMKKDYGIVKTLLSHPGFAWDDIRQMVVADDKIWDSYIAVRSDARPFRRKSFPLYKQMSIIFEGTHCFICVICLKNIKLVSCVVLSIGERPSGRYQFPSGVLLEPEEENSNTETVRSSEPSNLPTQVVDGALDSDSIFHINDVQPKKRKSTGPVTSSRKRRACDRVGDKLENVLYEMFSAASFKCLQRNAIKEQTMYQKCLEELQGLEELDDSEFTKAVNVLRDDKNAIAFMTIKGPRRLTWLRSLWQT; from the exons ATGTCTGCCACACAGGATGGAATCCTAGGCCGACCAAAAGCCGAATGGACACCATCCCGAGATGCTTATTTGGTTGAACTTTTTATTGAGCAACACAATTGTGGAAGAACCGCGTATAATGAATTTAAAGTTGAAGTGTATAAATCAGTCACAAATGATTTTAATAGGAAGTTTGGCATGAATCTAGAAGAGAACCAGATTAAGAACCGGTACAACGTTATGAAGAAAGATTACGGTATTGTTAAAACCTTACTTAGTCATCCTGGGTTTGCCTGGGATGACATTCGACAAATGGTTGTGGCTGATGATAAAATTTGGGACAGCTATATTGCG GTACGAAGTGATGCAAGGCCCTTTCGACGCAAAAGCTTTCCTCTGTATAAACAGATGTCCATTATTTTTGAAGGTACTCATTGTTTTATTTGTGTgatatgtttgaaaaatataaaattagtgTCATGTGTTGTATTGTCTATAGGGGAAAGACCCAGTGGCAGATACCAATTTCCAAGCGGAGTTCTTTTGGAACCTGAAGAGGAAAATAGCAACACAGAAACGGTTCGATCCTCAGAGCCCAGCAACCTACCAACACAAGTCGTTGATGGTGCCCTTGATTCTGATTCaatattccatataaatgacgtGCAACCCAAGAAACGCAAATCTACTGGTCCAGTAACTTCTAGTCGTAAGAGAAGAGCATGCGACAGGGTTGGAGATAAGTTAGAAAATGTCTTGTATGAGATGTTCTCAGCAGCCAGTTTCAAATGTTTGCAAAGGAATGcaataaaagaacaaacaatGTACCAGAAGTGCTTAGAGGAGTTGCAGGGATTAGAAGAGTTGGATGACTCAGAGTTTACAAAGGCTGTTAATGTCCTTAGAGATGATAAGAATGCAATTGCTTTCATGACAATTAAAGGACCAAGGAGGTTGACCTGGTTGAGGTCTCTATGGCAAACATAG
- the LOC100248720 gene encoding uncharacterized protein At2g29880 isoform X2, which translates to MSATQDGILGRPKAEWTPSRDAYLVELFIEQHNCGRTAYNEFKVEVYKSVTNDFNRKFGMNLEENQIKNRYNVMKKDYGIVKTLLSHPGFAWDDIRQMVVADDKIWDSYIAVRSDARPFRRKSFPLYKQMSIIFEGERPSGRYQFPSGVLLEPEEENSNTETVRSSEPSNLPTQVVDGALDSDSIFHINDVQPKKRKSTGPVTSSRKRRACDRVGDKLENVLYEMFSAASFKCLQRNAIKEQTMYQKCLEELQGLEELDDSEFTKAVNVLRDDKNAIAFMTIKGPRRLTWLRSLWQT; encoded by the exons ATGTCTGCCACACAGGATGGAATCCTAGGCCGACCAAAAGCCGAATGGACACCATCCCGAGATGCTTATTTGGTTGAACTTTTTATTGAGCAACACAATTGTGGAAGAACCGCGTATAATGAATTTAAAGTTGAAGTGTATAAATCAGTCACAAATGATTTTAATAGGAAGTTTGGCATGAATCTAGAAGAGAACCAGATTAAGAACCGGTACAACGTTATGAAGAAAGATTACGGTATTGTTAAAACCTTACTTAGTCATCCTGGGTTTGCCTGGGATGACATTCGACAAATGGTTGTGGCTGATGATAAAATTTGGGACAGCTATATTGCG GTACGAAGTGATGCAAGGCCCTTTCGACGCAAAAGCTTTCCTCTGTATAAACAGATGTCCATTATTTTTGAAG GGGAAAGACCCAGTGGCAGATACCAATTTCCAAGCGGAGTTCTTTTGGAACCTGAAGAGGAAAATAGCAACACAGAAACGGTTCGATCCTCAGAGCCCAGCAACCTACCAACACAAGTCGTTGATGGTGCCCTTGATTCTGATTCaatattccatataaatgacgtGCAACCCAAGAAACGCAAATCTACTGGTCCAGTAACTTCTAGTCGTAAGAGAAGAGCATGCGACAGGGTTGGAGATAAGTTAGAAAATGTCTTGTATGAGATGTTCTCAGCAGCCAGTTTCAAATGTTTGCAAAGGAATGcaataaaagaacaaacaatGTACCAGAAGTGCTTAGAGGAGTTGCAGGGATTAGAAGAGTTGGATGACTCAGAGTTTACAAAGGCTGTTAATGTCCTTAGAGATGATAAGAATGCAATTGCTTTCATGACAATTAAAGGACCAAGGAGGTTGACCTGGTTGAGGTCTCTATGGCAAACATAG
- the LOC100232855 gene encoding thaumatin-like protein 1b, which yields MDRPVIFVATILALLCVSEVDSATFRLVNKCRHTIWPGFLSGANTAPLASTGFVLKSGKSRTISVPRSWSGRMWGRTLCAEDDSGKFSCATADCGSGKVECDGGNAEPPATLAEFTLNGDQGLDFYDVSLVDGYNLPMLVVARGGHGGDCSATGCLVDLNGACPKELRVVASATNGSRGASVACKSACEAFGDPMYCCSQAYSTPDTCQPSVYSQFFKHACPRSYSYAYDDKTSTFTCASADYIIIFCPSPFTSQKVLALRREAAELPLVNKTMMYIGRKYASGTSSPGRVQEQIIAHGASIVVSLLLLLLFL from the exons ATGGATCGTCCCGTCATCTTTGTTGCCACCATTCTGGCCCTCCTCTGTGTCTCAG AAGTTGATTCAGCAACGTTCAGACTCGTCAACAAGTGCCGCCACACAATCTGGCCGGGATTTTTGTCTGGCGCCAACACGGCGCCCCTCGCTTCCACAGGCTTTGTTCTCAAGAGTGGCAAATCCAGGACCATCTCGGTGCCCAGATCATGGTCCGGTCGGATGTGGGGTCGAACCCTTTGTGCCGAAGACGATTCCGGGAAGTTTTCTTGCGCCACCGCCGATTGTGGCTCCGGGAAGGTGGAGTGCGATGGAGGCAACGCCGAACCGCCGGCGACTTTGGCGGAGTTCACGTTGAACGGCGACCAAGGTTTGGACTTTTACGACGTGAGCTTGGTTGATGGGTACAATCTCCCCATGCTGGTGGTGGCAAGGGGTGGCCACGGCGGTGACTGCAGCGCCACCGGGTGTCTCGTCGACCTGAACGGCGCGTGCCCGAAGGAGCTGAGGGTGGTGGCTTCGGCGACGAACGGCAGCCGCGGCGCGAGTGTCGCGTGTAAAAGCGCGTGTGAGGCTTTCGGAGATCCGATGTATTGCTGCAGTCAGGCTTATTCTACGCCCGACACATGTCAACCATCAGTGTACTCTCAGTTCTTTAAACATGCTTGCCCACGCTCCTATAGCTACGCGTATGATGATAAGACGAGCACCTTCACTTGTGCCTCTGCAGATTACATTATCATCTTTTGTCCATCCCCTTTCACCAG CCAAAAAGTGTTGGCGTTGCGGAGAGAAGCAGCAGAGCTGCCACTAGTGAACAAAACCATGATGTACATAGGAAGAAAATATGCGAGTGGCACTTCATCCCCAGGTCGGGTTCAAGAGCAAATCATAGCTCATGGTGCCTCCATTGTGGTGTCGCTATTGCTCCTCTTGCTATTTTTGTAA
- the LOC100265907 gene encoding thaumatin-like protein 1 has product MGRLSCCSSIFILNISLMAFSTGVLGATFTFVNRCEYTVWPGILANAGSARLDSTGFELPKDTSRSFLAPTGWSGRFWGRTGCNFDGSGLGSCVTGDCGSGTIECNGAGAAPPATLAEFTLGTGGQDFYDVSLVDGYNLPMIVEGSGGSGMCASTGCTVDLNQGCPAELKVGDGSACRSACEAFGSPEYCCSGAYSTPATCRPSVYSEMFKSACPRSYSYAYDDATSTFTCAGADYTVTFCPSSPSQKSSRESSPTTTGTPTDEPGVSGSGTYEQGVSGSGTYEPGASGSGTMGSMTIGSGSGSDSGAMLADGSWLAGLAMGDSARAHSPSSFAASLALSFLLFSFVYL; this is encoded by the exons ATGGGTCGTCTCTCTTGCTGCTCTTCCATTTTCATCTTGAACATCTCACTCATGGCCTTTTCCACTG GTGTTTTGGGTGCTACATTCACGTTTGTGAACAGGTGCGAGTACACTGTGTGGCCGGGAATTCTCGCAAATGCCGGCAGTGCCAGGCTCGACAGCACTGGCTTCGAGCTACCAAAGGACACTTCCCGTTCGTTTCTGGCTCCGACAGGTTGGTCCGGTAGGTTCTGGGGGCGAACAGGGTGCAACTTTGACGGATCTGGGTTGGGTTCTTGCGTCACTGGCGACTGTGGGTCGGGGACCATCGAATGCAACGGCGCCGGTGCTGCCCCGCCGGCGACACTGGCGGAGTTCACTCTCGGTACCGGCGGGCAGGACTTCTACGACGTGAGCCTCGTCGATGGCTACAACCTGCCGATGATAGTGGAAGGGAGTGGTGGGTCGGGAATGTGCGCGTCGACGGGCTGCACGGTGGATCTCAACCAGGGCTGTCCGGCGGAACTGAAGGTCGGAGACGGCAGCGCGTGCAGGAGCGCGTGCGAAGCGTTTGGGAGCCCGGAGTACTGTTGCAGCGGCGCGTACAGTACGCCCGCCACCTGCCGGCCGTCGGTGTACTCGGAGATGTTCAAGTCCGCTTGCCCCAGATCCTACAGCTATGCCTATGATGATGCCACCAGTACCTTCACATGTGCCGGCGCTGATTATACGGTGACGTTTTGCCCCTCATCTCCAAG TCAGAAATCTTCAAGAGAGTCTTCACCAACGACCACAGGTACTCCAACAGATGAGCCGGGAGTATCAGGGTCCGGAACCTATGAGCAAGGAGTATCAGGGTCCGGAACCTATGAGCCAGGGGCATCAGGGTCCGGAACAATGGGATCAATGACAATCGGCTCAGGGTCAGGCTCAGACTCTGGAGCAATGCTGGCAGATGGGTCATGGTTAGCTGGTTTAGCCATGGGAGACTCAGCCAGGGCTCACTCTCCATCATCATTCGCTGCCTCTTTAGCTCTCTCTTTCCTCCTCTTCTCCTTTGTTTACTTGTAG